From a single Pseudomonas sp. A34-9 genomic region:
- a CDS encoding SbcC/MukB-like Walker B domain-containing protein, whose amino-acid sequence MKILAIRLKNLASLAGPFEIDFTAEPLASAGLFAITGPTGAGKSTLLDALCLALFGAVPRLNNTGRDAKVPDADGEIATGDPRTLLRRGTGEGYAEVDFVGVDGRRYRARWEANRAREKAGGKLQASRQSLRDIDQDQLLASQKGEYKTQLEAALGLNFEQFTRAVLLAQSEFSAFLKADDNDRSELLEKLTDTALYTRLGRRAFDKTKEAREAHKLLQDQATGVTPLAPEARAELDERFHAAQQQMKLQQAQLKQLEQQHGWLKDLRVLQDAQQAAAEQLHSAEQQSEGLAGERVKLTRLEQLGPQRHQFARKTELDALLTPLAAQIATHTQQHAELTERQKQLEQNLDAAKVALTEAQQRQSENAPLLRQAFEEQSTLARLAREVAQSAETRRNAQQACTEGQNAIQALLEKQTQVAERLQRIAAELEQSAHLAPLSDAWNAYRDRLQQLMLIGNRLNKGQAELASLEENATRSAAELATQKQQLEVLFKEAGAEPDAVAEQIGILGTLLQDNRKQLRAFEELSRLWATQQDLDKRSSELQQRQLSAQHERERLTQDGVKTKAELTVAEQTLNVTRDLLERQRLARSASVEELRAQLQDDQPCPVCGSNEHPYHQPEALLQSLGRHDESEQANAQQVVDQLKEKLIELRAEVGGVIAQQKELLQQQEQLAAQQQALAPSLEAHPLATQLFNQDAAKRDAWLARQNDQLNQSITQDEQRQSALLTLQQDAARLTQQLRQAETAHQQAAQHLSNQQRELSSDRQRLDEELTAFGNLLPADTLEALRQEPAATFMQLDRQIAERLAQVDQQKEEQAEQQQRQQTLEKEQDRQQTRAQQSLSAEQQFTALTEQQQACQQKLAQLLGEHSSAEHWQQQLEQAVEQARNAETGTAQELQSVRTQLVQIAAELKAQQERLHALQNEEQDLAGKIADWRARHPELDDGGLEDLLRVDDAQVAELRQRLQHNEKAIEQAKVLLQERDQRLLDHQAQHNGNLDAEQLTSALADLQNQFIVSEQQCAELRAEQVEDQRRQNANQALAQQIASAYAEYQRWARLSALIGSATGDTFRKIAQAYNLDLLVHHANVQLRQLVKRYRLKRGGSMLGLLVMDTEMGDELRSVHSLSGGETFLVSLALALGLASMASSTLKIESLFIDEGFGSLDPESLQLAMDALDGLQAQGRKVAVISHVQEMHERIPVQIQVQRQGNGLSTLEVK is encoded by the coding sequence ATGAAGATTCTCGCCATTCGCCTGAAAAACCTGGCCTCGCTGGCCGGTCCGTTCGAGATTGATTTCACCGCTGAGCCGTTGGCCAGCGCCGGTTTGTTCGCGATCACCGGCCCGACCGGCGCCGGTAAAAGTACTCTGCTCGACGCCTTGTGCCTGGCGCTGTTCGGCGCCGTGCCGCGTCTGAACAACACCGGTCGTGACGCCAAAGTCCCGGATGCCGACGGCGAAATCGCCACTGGCGACCCGCGCACCCTGCTGCGTCGCGGTACCGGCGAAGGTTATGCCGAGGTGGATTTTGTCGGTGTCGATGGCCGCCGTTATCGGGCGCGCTGGGAAGCCAACCGCGCCCGCGAGAAAGCTGGCGGCAAGTTGCAGGCCAGCCGTCAGAGCCTGCGCGACATCGATCAGGACCAACTGCTCGCCAGCCAGAAGGGCGAATACAAAACTCAACTGGAAGCCGCGCTCGGCCTGAACTTCGAACAGTTCACCCGCGCCGTGCTGCTGGCGCAGAGCGAGTTCAGTGCGTTCCTCAAGGCGGACGACAACGACCGCAGCGAGCTGCTGGAAAAACTCACCGACACCGCGCTGTACACACGCCTCGGCCGCCGCGCTTTCGACAAGACCAAAGAGGCCCGCGAAGCGCACAAGCTGCTGCAGGATCAGGCCACCGGCGTCACGCCACTGGCACCCGAAGCCCGGGCCGAACTGGATGAGCGCTTTCACGCCGCGCAACAGCAAATGAAGTTGCAGCAGGCGCAACTCAAGCAGCTTGAGCAGCAGCACGGCTGGCTCAAGGATTTGCGTGTGTTGCAGGACGCCCAGCAAGCCGCCGCCGAGCAATTGCACAGCGCTGAGCAGCAATCCGAAGGTCTGGCCGGCGAACGGGTGAAGCTGACACGTCTGGAGCAGCTCGGCCCGCAACGGCACCAGTTCGCGCGAAAAACCGAACTCGATGCGCTGCTGACGCCACTGGCCGCACAAATCGCCACGCACACGCAGCAACACGCCGAACTGACTGAGCGCCAGAAGCAACTGGAACAAAATCTCGACGCGGCGAAAGTTGCGCTGACCGAAGCGCAACAACGGCAGAGCGAAAACGCGCCACTGTTGCGTCAGGCCTTTGAAGAACAAAGCACCCTCGCCCGTCTGGCCAGGGAGGTCGCGCAAAGCGCTGAAACCAGGCGCAATGCGCAGCAGGCCTGCACCGAGGGCCAAAACGCCATTCAAGCCTTGCTGGAAAAACAGACCCAAGTCGCCGAACGCCTGCAACGCATCGCCGCCGAACTTGAGCAAAGCGCTCATCTGGCGCCGCTGAGCGATGCGTGGAATGCCTACCGCGATCGCCTGCAACAGCTGATGTTGATCGGCAATCGCTTGAACAAGGGCCAGGCGGAACTGGCGAGCCTCGAAGAAAACGCGACGCGCAGCGCAGCCGAGCTTGCCACGCAGAAACAGCAACTGGAGGTGCTGTTCAAAGAAGCCGGCGCCGAACCCGATGCTGTTGCCGAACAGATCGGCATCCTCGGCACGCTGCTGCAGGACAACCGCAAGCAACTGCGCGCCTTCGAAGAGCTGTCACGTCTGTGGGCCACGCAACAGGATCTGGACAAGCGCAGCAGCGAGCTGCAACAGCGTCAGCTCAGCGCCCAGCACGAGCGCGAGCGCCTGACTCAGGACGGCGTGAAAACCAAAGCCGAGCTGACCGTCGCCGAGCAAACCCTCAACGTCACCCGCGACCTGCTTGAACGCCAGCGCCTGGCGCGCAGTGCCAGTGTCGAGGAGTTGCGCGCGCAGTTGCAGGACGACCAACCGTGCCCGGTCTGCGGCAGCAACGAGCATCCGTATCATCAGCCGGAAGCGTTGCTGCAAAGCCTCGGTCGCCATGATGAAAGCGAGCAGGCCAACGCCCAGCAGGTGGTCGATCAGCTCAAGGAAAAACTCATCGAACTGCGCGCCGAAGTCGGTGGCGTCATTGCTCAGCAGAAAGAATTGCTGCAACAGCAGGAACAACTGGCCGCCCAGCAACAAGCGTTGGCCCCAAGTCTCGAGGCGCATCCACTGGCCACGCAATTGTTCAATCAGGACGCCGCCAAGCGCGACGCCTGGCTCGCCCGACAAAACGATCAACTGAACCAAAGCATCACTCAGGACGAACAACGCCAGAGCGCCCTGCTCACCCTGCAACAGGATGCTGCGCGCCTGACCCAGCAATTGCGTCAGGCGGAGACAGCGCATCAGCAAGCGGCGCAACACCTGAGCAATCAGCAGCGTGAACTGAGCAGCGACCGTCAGCGTCTCGACGAAGAACTGACGGCGTTCGGCAATCTGCTGCCGGCCGACACCCTCGAAGCCTTGCGCCAGGAACCGGCGGCGACGTTCATGCAGCTTGACCGGCAGATCGCCGAGCGCCTGGCGCAGGTCGATCAGCAGAAGGAAGAACAGGCCGAGCAGCAACAGCGGCAACAGACTCTGGAGAAAGAGCAGGACCGCCAACAGACCCGCGCGCAGCAGTCGCTCAGCGCTGAACAGCAATTCACTGCGCTGACTGAGCAACAGCAAGCCTGCCAGCAGAAACTCGCACAATTGCTCGGCGAGCACAGCAGCGCCGAGCACTGGCAGCAGCAACTCGAGCAAGCGGTTGAGCAGGCGCGCAACGCCGAAACCGGCACCGCCCAGGAACTGCAAAGCGTGCGCACGCAACTCGTGCAGATCGCGGCCGAACTCAAAGCGCAACAGGAGCGCTTGCACGCGCTGCAAAACGAAGAGCAGGATCTGGCCGGCAAGATTGCCGACTGGCGCGCCCGCCATCCGGAGCTGGATGACGGTGGCCTCGAAGACCTGTTGCGGGTCGACGACGCGCAAGTCGCCGAGCTGCGTCAGCGTCTGCAACACAATGAAAAAGCCATCGAACAAGCCAAGGTGTTGTTGCAGGAACGCGATCAGCGCTTGCTCGATCATCAGGCCCAGCACAACGGCAACCTTGATGCCGAACAACTGACCAGCGCCCTCGCCGACCTGCAAAACCAGTTCATCGTCAGCGAGCAGCAATGCGCCGAACTGCGTGCCGAACAGGTCGAAGACCAGCGCCGACAGAACGCCAATCAGGCGCTGGCCCAGCAGATCGCCTCGGCGTATGCCGAATATCAACGCTGGGCGCGACTGAGTGCCTTGATCGGCTCAGCCACCGGCGACACCTTCCGCAAGATCGCCCAGGCCTACAACCTCGACCTGCTGGTGCACCACGCCAACGTGCAACTGCGCCAACTGGTCAAACGCTATCGCCTGAAACGCGGCGGCAGCATGCTCGGTTTGCTGGTGATGGACACAGAAATGGGCGACGAACTGCGCTCGGTGCATTCGTTGTCCGGCGGCGAGACGTTCCTGGTGTCGCTGGCGTTGGCGTTGGGCCTGGCGTCGATGGCGTCGAGTACGCTGAAGATCGAATCGCTGTTTATCGATGAAGGCTTTGGCAGCCTCGATCCGGAGTCGCTGCAACTGGCGATGGATGCGCTCGATGGCTTGCAGGCGCAGGGTCGCAAGGTCGCGGTGATTTCCCACGTGCAGGAAATGCATGAGCGGATCCCGGTGCAGATTCAGGTACAGCGTCAGGGCAACGGTTTGAGCACACTGGAGGTGAAATGA
- a CDS encoding exonuclease SbcCD subunit D C-terminal domain-containing protein has translation MRLFHTSDWHLGQNLHGQERDFEHACFLEWLLRQLQLAQPDVLLIAGDIFDTVNPPVKAQERLYDFIVSAHEQQPLLTIVMIAGNHDSGSRIELPAPLMRRLRTHALGRVLWLDDGQLDAERLLLPLPDKTGEVAAWCLALPFLRPAEVTGAHLGDNYLRGIGQVHEWLIEAANAKRQPGQALIAISHAHMAGGSVSEDSERSLIIGNAEALPASLFGPSISYVALGHLHKPQKVNGEERIRYSGSPIPLSFSEIGYQHQILDVTLDGETLVSVEPKLIPRSVNLQRIGPAPLAEILLQLADLPNIDLLAETQRQPWLEVRVTLDEPQPDLRHQVESALQGKAVRLVRIAAEYAGNRGADGVEDGTALIELDQLTPQELFSRAWFDNYGNEVDEQTLKDFAELLQDVQLEGEQP, from the coding sequence TTGCGTCTGTTCCACACCTCCGACTGGCACCTTGGGCAAAACCTGCACGGCCAGGAGCGCGATTTCGAGCACGCCTGTTTTCTCGAATGGCTGCTGCGCCAATTGCAACTGGCGCAGCCGGATGTGCTGCTGATTGCCGGGGACATCTTCGACACGGTCAATCCGCCGGTCAAAGCGCAGGAACGCCTCTACGATTTCATCGTCAGCGCCCACGAACAGCAGCCGTTGCTGACCATCGTGATGATTGCCGGCAACCATGATTCTGGCTCGCGGATTGAACTGCCCGCGCCGTTGATGCGCCGTTTGCGCACCCATGCGTTGGGCCGGGTGTTGTGGCTGGATGACGGGCAACTGGATGCCGAACGCCTGCTCCTGCCGTTGCCGGATAAAACCGGGGAAGTCGCCGCATGGTGCCTAGCGTTGCCGTTCCTGCGTCCGGCGGAAGTGACCGGCGCGCATCTGGGCGACAACTATTTGCGTGGCATCGGTCAGGTGCACGAATGGCTGATCGAAGCGGCCAACGCCAAGCGCCAACCCGGTCAGGCATTGATTGCCATCAGCCACGCGCACATGGCCGGCGGTTCCGTGTCGGAAGACTCCGAACGCAGCCTGATCATCGGCAACGCCGAAGCCCTGCCCGCCAGCCTGTTCGGGCCGAGCATCAGCTACGTTGCCCTCGGCCATTTGCACAAGCCGCAGAAGGTCAATGGTGAGGAGCGCATCCGCTACAGCGGTTCGCCGATTCCGTTGTCGTTTTCGGAGATCGGTTATCAGCACCAGATTCTCGACGTCACGCTCGACGGCGAAACCCTGGTCAGCGTCGAGCCGAAACTGATCCCGCGCTCGGTCAATCTGCAGCGCATCGGCCCGGCACCGCTGGCCGAGATTCTGCTGCAACTGGCGGATCTGCCGAACATCGATCTGCTCGCCGAAACCCAGCGTCAACCGTGGCTCGAAGTGCGCGTAACCCTCGATGAACCGCAGCCGGATCTGCGCCATCAAGTGGAAAGCGCCCTGCAAGGCAAAGCCGTGCGACTGGTGCGCATTGCCGCTGAATACGCCGGCAATCGGGGTGCTGACGGCGTCGAAGATGGCACTGCACTGATCGAGCTCGACCAACTCACCCCGCAGGAGTTGTTCAGCCGCGCCTGGTTCGACAACTACGGCAACGAAGTCGATGAGCAGACGCTGAAGGACTTCGCCGAACTGCTGCAGGACGTGCAACTGGAGGGCGAGCAGCCATGA